A region of Lycium barbarum isolate Lr01 chromosome 3, ASM1917538v2, whole genome shotgun sequence DNA encodes the following proteins:
- the LOC132631243 gene encoding uncharacterized protein LOC132631243, with protein sequence MADVAWDENFTTMPNDECRNEGKFSDLSDLHFRQIFADKKTVLRKLRKIALTAKFQMKTKKSNPKLVFVKCIVEKCTWCVRVIKLANSTRFVVKRYCGEHNCGIKSAPKYHKQATSDLIANMMRKNFDTSGHGPIPKERKTLVYNEIGCEVSYWKAWKARQKALAIISGTPEEGYSLLPGYLHILEQTNSGSRPDLKLDEDNNFKYCFLAYGTTIEGFSHMRKVISVDRTFSTGRYGGVLISACAQDGNHHIFPIAFAIVDSENDNSWTYFFTKLAECIPDSDDLCILSDKHVSIKNVVTDVYKLAHHGFCMYHITMNLRSKYGDCDILYNFQEAAKTYTLDEFSVYFDAIMKSSVEAGWYLENDIGFEKWARAYFPGNRYNLMTTNISESLNAVLKVQRSWPIVSVLKAIQDNMTKWYVECSGRAQNNIHFLTPKAEGLVRDHYVASCLLAPTRLNEHEFHVRGDIDCLGNLEHKTCTYKVFQMDKLLCEHAIAVLKLTPGQDIWEEIYKLCDSKYLNDTWKKSRDRTIYPVPYPKTWMRQSEEQRVVHHPSIKMPIGCKRQNRAPSVGENPKRKKQQKSCSICRQTGHYKTKCPRR encoded by the coding sequence ATGGCAGATGTGGCTTGGGATGAAAACTTTACAACCATGCCGAACGACGAGTGTCGCAACGAAGGTAAATTTAGTGATCTTTCTGACCTTCATTTTAGGCAAATATTTGCAGACAAAAAGACAGTTTTGAGGAAGTTAAGAAAAATTGCTCTTACTGCTAAGTTTCAAATGAAGACAAAGAAGTCTAATCCTAAGTTGGTTTTTGTAAAATGCATTGTTGAAAAGTGCACTTGGTGCGTACGTGTTATAAAGTTGGCAAATTCGACGCGCTTTGTTGTCAAAAGGTATTGTGGTGAACATAATTGTGGTATCAAAAGTGCGCCAAAATACCATAAACAAGCTACATCTGACTTGATTGCAAACATGATGCGCAAAAATTTTGATACATCAGGACACGGGCCAATACCAAAAGAGAGAAAAACTTTAGTATATAATGAAATTGGATGTGAAGTAAGTTACTGGAAAGCTTGGAAAGCAAGACAAAAAGCCCTAGCTATCATAAGTGGTACCCCTGAAGAAGGTTATTCATTGTTACCGGGGTACTTGCATATATTGGAGCAAACAAATTCGGGTTCGAGGCCAGACTTAAAGTTAGATGAGGATAACAACTTCAAATATTGCTTTCTTGCTTATGGAACAACTATAGAAGGATTTTCTCATATGAGGAAAGTAATTTCTGTAGATAGGACATTCTCGACTGGAAGATATGGTGGTGTACTTATCTCAGCATGTGCACAGGATGGTAATCATCATATTTTTCCAATTGCATTTGCTATTGTTGACTCGGAGAATGATAACTCATGGACGTATTTTTTCACGAAGCTTGCTGAATGTATTCCTGATAGTGATGATTTGTGCATTTTATCAGACAAACATGTAAGCATAAAGAATGTTGTTACTGATGTGTACAAGCTTGCACATCACGGATTTTGCATGTATCATATTACTATGAATTTGCGGTCCAAGTATGGTGATTGTGACATTCTTTATAATTTTCAAGAAGCTGCAAAAACATACACATTGGATGAGTTTTCTGTTTATTTTGATGCAATAATGAAATCAAGTGTGGAAGCTGGTTGGTATCTTGAAAATGATATTGGGTTTGAGAAATGGGCGAGAGCCTATTTTCCTGGAAATAGATACAATTTGATGACAACAAATATTTCAGAATCACTCAACGCAGTTTTAAAGGTTCAAAGAAGTTGGCCTATTGTTTCTGTACTCAAAGCTATCCAAGATAATATGACCAAGTGGTACGTTGAATGCAGCGGCAGAGCTCAAAATAACATTCATTTCTTAACCCCTAAAGCTGAGGGGTTGGTTCGGGATCACTATGTTGCCTCTTGTTTGCTAGCTCCTACCCGTTTAAACGAACATGAGTTTCATGTACGTGGTGATATAGATTGTTTGGGTAATCTGGAGCATAAAACATGTACTTACAAGGTTTTTCAAATGGATAAACTCCTATGTGAGCACGCGATAGCAGTTTTGAAACTAACCCCAGGCCAAGACATATGGGAGGAGATATATAAACTGTGTGATTCTAAGTACCTGAATGATACGTGGAAAAAATCTCGGGATAGAACAATTTATCCTGTTCCTTATCCAAAAACATGGATGAGACAATCAGAGGAACAAAGAGTGGTTCATCATCCTTCCATAAAAATGCCTATAGGTTGCAAGAGACAGAATCGTGCTCCTTCAGTTGGCGAGAATCCAAAGAGGAAGAAGCAACAAAAAAGTTGTTCAATATGCAGGCAAACGGGTCACTATAAGACAAAGTGCCCTAGAAGATAA